The genomic DNA CTGGGATGGGAAATCCATGGGACCACTGCGATTTTTCCCATCCAGGattttccctccctgccctgctgcaattccctgggaacactgggattttccagaattttccctccctgccctgctgcaattccttgggaacactgggattttccagggttgtctctccctgccctgctgtaaTTCCTTGGGAACACTGGGATTGCAGGATTGTCTCgccctgctggaattccttgGGAACACTGGGATTTCTCCCATCCAGGATtgtctctccctgccctgctgcaattccttgggaacactgggattttccaggattgtctctccctgccctgctgcaatTCCTTGGGAACACTGGGATTGCAGGATtgtctctccctgccctgctgcaatTCCCTGGGAACACATGGGATTTTCCAGGATtgtctctccctgccctgctgcaattccttgggaacactgggattttccaggattgtctctccctgccctgctgcaatTCCTTGGGAACACTGGGATTGCAGGATtgtctctccctgccctgctgcaatTCCCTGGGAACACATGGGATTTTCCAGGATcgtctctccctgccctgctgcaattccctgggaacactgggattttccagaattttccctccctgccctgctgcaatTCCTTGGGATTCTCCCACTTTTCTCTCCCTTGCCTGGCAGCCGAGCTCAGCCAGcgcctccttcctcctcccccccattcctcaggaaaaaaccctgggaaaaaaaaaaaacccctgggaatggcttttccagggacagggacccctTTCCAGCCTcacctcttccttctttttctttggcttGCTCTCCTCCCCCTTGTCCTCCGTGTCGGACTCGGCCTTGCGCTTGCTGCCCTCGGATTTCTCGCTCTCGTGCGCGGTTTTCTGGGACTGCAGGAACTCCGCGATCAGATCCGGGCAGTCCAGGTTCTCCTCGGGCTCCCAGGTGTTGTCCTCGCTGCCAGCAAACACAAATCcctcatttttcccaaaaaaacccaggctGTGGCACCAGGGGATGCAGAATTTGGGATGTTTGGGTTGGAGATTCCCAGATCGCATTCCCAGATCCCGACCTCATTCCCTTGCTGGATCGTGGGATATTTAtccagctcctcatccctgggTTATTCCTCAGCTTCCAGAGCTGTTTAGGGAattaaaaattcctgaaaatccaTCCAGTGCTGGCTGGGAAAACTCTGGattcagagctgggaaaacCCTGGAGGAAATTCCCTTCTCAGGAGAGAATTCCTTGGATCCCACACTGggtgggaggggggaaatgcCTGCAGGATCTGTTTCCAGGTTGGAATGGGATTTCCCACCCTGGAAcactgggattttccaggattttcctccagctgccctgctggagctcctTGGGAACAGCAGAATTTTCCCTGGGATGAGAAATCTTTGGGAACACTGAGATTTTCCTTGGGATCAGTGGGATTTTCCCATCCAGGATTTTctctccttgctctgctggAGTTCTTTGGGAACACTGGGATTTTCCTTGGGAACACTGAGATTTTCCTTGGGATCAGTGGGATTTTCCCATCCAGGATTTTctctccttgctctgctggAGTTCTTTGGGAACACTGGGATTTTCCTTGGGAACACTGGGATTTTTGCATTCaggattttctttcccttccctacTGGAGCTCCTTAGGAACACTGGGACTTTCCTTAGGAACACTGGGATTTTCCTTAGGAATATTGggattttctctccctccctgccccactggAATTCTTCAGGAACAACGTGATTTTCCTTGGGAATACtgggattttcccatttttctttcccttccctgctggagctcctTGGGAACACTGgcatttttcaggattttctctccctccctgccccactggAATTCTTTGGGAACAACATGATTTTCCTTGGGAACACTGGGATTCCCCAGGATTTTCCCTCCTTGGCACCCACCGGGATTTTCCCACCTTGCCACAGTgagttttttcccatttttccctccctccctgggacCAGAACCCCTCAGAAaccctggaattttttttttttttgggaatcccaggatttcccctGGATCCAGGCAGGAATGACTCACTCAGAGAATCCCTTCCACTTGAGCAGATATTCCACCTTCCCCTTCACCACGCGCCGATCCAGGACTTTTTCCACCACgtattcctcctcctcctcctccagcacctcttccacctttttcttgttctgcttttttcccattGTGCTGGCCAGCTTCAACGCTTTCCcgggctgctgcagagggaaaaacagggaaaaaaaaaatctgggatcAGGTGGGAACATCCTGGGAACTCCTGGAGAAATCCCGTTGGATTTACGCCAAAGATTTGGATTTTTACTCTCtgattttcaggattttttttttccttttttttttttcttcctaaaagctgctccagtttgtttttttttcccagcctttcccaaatttttccagtCCATTCCTgagctctcccagagctgcacttcAGCCCTTGGGGAAAGTgggaatttcccatttttccaggattttctctccctgccttgCCTGGGATAGAAAAACCTcaggaaaactgggattttcccattttccaggattttcattccctgccttgcctgggatgggaaatccttgggaaaactgggatttctATGAACCCCAGGGGTTTATATGAACTCAAATTCCACCAGCTGTTATTCCCAGTTAAATCCAGGTCACATTCCCAGATCCCCACCTCTCCATGCTCATTCCCGTTCAAAACCCTGGATTCAGAGCCAGGAAAAGTCTTGGATTTGAAGCTGGGAATATTCTGGAAATCCCTGGATTCCAAGCTGGAAAAACTCTGGATCTAGAGATGGGAAAACCCTGGATCTGGAGCCTTTTGGGGTTCATTTTTGGGATCCAtttttcccacattcccacaaGGAATTCCTGAAGGATCAACAGGCATTCCAAAcccattcccagtttttttttttttttggcatttcccagagctggagcagccccagctgaatTCCATGGATTCCAAGATCTGGAGCCTGACCCTCCCCTCTCAATTtctggaggaattttgggatttatccctaatttttttttttttttcacatttccagCCTCTTTCACAGCAAATCCTGGAATTATCCCgccaaattcccaaatttttatCCTGGGATCCCTCAGTTTTACAGGAACACACGGAGCTGcttccaaaccccatccagaGGTTTcccacccaaaattcccccccagAGAAAATTCCCaatccattcccagctccaaaTCCACTTTTTCCCGGGAAAACCTTTCCCAGATCCTTCTCTAGACACACAAAACCCCGCTGGGATTCCCAAAACTTTtccagctcccattcccagagttctggatcccaaaattccagggaaattcCCGCAGAACcgctcctgctgcagctgcttttcccttcccgGCACATTCCCGGTCCCAGCTCCgccccaaattccccaattCCTCTCCCAAGCCCGGATTCCCGGGATTTTTCCCGTTTCCCGCCAAAAGTTGTCGCTTGTCCCTCCCCGATCCTTTCCCGGATTCCCGCTTTTCCAGGGAGATCCCCTTCCCCTCACCCAACGGGGTTTGGAATCCCTCAAAAATTCCACTTTTCCCATCACAAAAACCCCTTCTCCTTCTCACAAATCCcactttttcttcccccaaaatTCACATCTTCCCTCACAAATCCCACTTCTTGTTTTCCCAAAAGCACATTTTTGCTTCATAAATCCCACTTTTTCCCTCTCACAAATCCcactttttcttcccccaaaaccacattttccctcacaaatcccatttttttcccctcacaatTCCCACTTTTTCCCCTCACAAATCCCACTTCTTGTTCCCCCAAAATCACGTTTTTCCCTCACAAATCCCCTTTTTCCCTCACAAATCCCCTTTTTCCTTCACAAATCCCACTTTTCCTCCCTCTAAAACCtcactttcttttccccccaaatcccactttCTGCCTCACAAATTCCACTCTTCCCCTCCCCAAACACACTTCCACCCTGcagtttccccttttccagcttCCCAACGCCTCTCTCCATAGGATCTCCCCAACCCCGAAATTCCTGGATCCCGAAATTCCtggatcccaaaattcctggatcccaaaattcctctttCCCCTTTGCAGCTCCTTTTTGGGGGGCAACCCCAGAACCCCTCTCACAACAttccccacatcccatcccattgatccccctttcccagcaccccaaatccatccctgccctgatcccatccccaaatcccaaatccatccttaCACTGAccccatccccaaaccccaaatccatccttaCACTGAccccatccccaaaccccaaatccatccttacactgacccaaaccccaaaccccaaatccatccctgcactgaccccatccccaaaccccaaatccatccctgcactgaccccatccccaaaccccaaatccatccctgcactgacccaaaccccaaaccccaaatccatccctgccctgacccaaaccccaaaccccaaatccatccttacactgacccaaaccccaaatccatccctaCACTGatccaatcccaaacccaaatccaTCCTTACActgacccaaaccccaaaccccaaatccatccctacactgatcccatccccaaaccccaaatccatccctgccctgacccaaaccccaaatccatccctacactgatcccatccccaaaccccaaatccatccttacactgacccaaaccccaaaccccaaatccatccttacactgacccaaaccccaaatccatccctgcactgatcccaaaccccaaatcccaaatccatccttaCACTgatccaaaccccaaatccatccctaCACTGacccaaacccccaaatccatccttacactgacccaaaccccaaaccccaaatccatccttacactgacccaaaccccaaaccccaaaccccaagtCCATCCTTACActgacccaaaccccaaaccccaaaccccaaatccatccttacactgacccaaaccccaaatccatccttacactgacccaaaccccaaaccccaaatccatccttacactgacccaaaccccaaaccccaaaccccaagtCCATCCTTACActgacccaaaccccaaaccccaaaccccaaatccatccctgcactgacccaaaccccaaatccatccttaCACTGAccccatccccaaaccccaaatccatccttaCACTGAccccatccccaaaccccaaatccatccctacactgacccaaaccccaaaccccaaatccatccctgcactgacccgaaccccaaacccctctaCACtggtccccaaatcccctccccaTCACCCCCAAACCTCTCCCTACCCTgaccccagccccaaatccattctctgcaccccaaatccctgcactgagccctccccagaaccccaaaatccatccctaCACTcaccccatcccctccccaccctgactccatccccctttcccctcacccgcccccccaaaccccccaaaatcctctcccCCCATCCCCCATCCCCCCATCCCCCCCTCACCCCCTCAGcacctcccctcccccaccgcccgccccgcccccctTCACCCCCCCTCAGTCTCGACCCCCCCCGCGCCCCcatcgccgccgccgccgccgccgcggccggGGCGCGTTCCCCGCTGACCGTGCACAGCCCCGCCGCCGGTGTCCGAGGGAAGGGCCGCGGGGGCGCGCTCGGGGGTCGGGGGGGCCCGGGCCTGGCCGCGCTCCGTCCGCCGCCCTGAACAAAAGAGCCCGGCCAGCGCCGCTGCCCGCCGCGCGCACCGCGCCTGCGCCGCGCCCGCGCGGGGTGCGCTGGGAGATGTAGTCCGGCCGCGCCGCGGAGCCGCACTGCGTTCCGTTAAGGGGCCGCGGGGTGTGATGGGAGGTGTAGTCCGCGGCGCGGCGTGCTCGCGGGGCACGCCGGGAGGTGTAGTCCGCCCTGCCGCCCTGCCGCAAGAAGTTCAGTTAAGGGGCCGCGAGGTGtgatgggagttgtagtccATGGAGAACGGAGGCTCCGCGTGAGCGAGGGGTGTGATGGGAGGTGTAGTCCGGGATGGTCAGGCCCCTCCCCTCTGCTCGTCGTTAACTAAATAATTAAGTAGTAATTAAATTCAATCAAACACtaattacattaaattaattaaatcatTAACGGTGGGAAAGTCCTCGCTGGTCTTTGAGTCCAAGCCGTGACCCAAAACCACCTTGTGCATGGTGTCAGAGCCCCGAGCGCCTCCCGCTgtgggctgtgccagtgctcagggaAGGGTCCCGTTCATGGCATCCATAAATAATCGTATTTAGGGAATCTTGGAATCATTCAGGCTGGAGAAGCCGTCTGAGACTGCCAAGCCCAACCattccccagcagtgccatggtCACGGCCAACCTGTGTCCCCGGGTGCCACATGCACGCGGTTTTGGGGATGGGgactgcagcaccaggctgggcaGCGGTGCCAGTGTTAGATCCCCTTTCCagggagaaattcctgctgatgcccagcctgaggccgttccttctgctcctgtccctgttccctgcgAGCACAGCCTGACCCCCCCCCGGCTGCCCCCtctgtcagggagttgtgcagagccaaaGGTGCCTCCTGATCCCGCTTTTCCGCAGGATAAACATTCCCGCTCCTGGTGCTCCAAACACTCCTTGTCTTGGGGCGGGGGGGCGGTACCCTGGACCACAGCAAGGCCTGAACTACAACTCCCAGCATGCCCCGCACCGGAAGTTCCGGCCACACCCGCCCCCATAAACGCgcgcgctgccgccgctgcttAAAGGGGCCGCGGGATGTGCGAGGTGAGGGGGCCctgaggggagggggcagaTTTGGGGGGTCCCTCGGGGAATCCCGGTGttcccaaacacaaaaaacaattttaaaaaacccaaacccccccaaaaccaacaaaaaacaccccCCAAAAGTCTCTcgcggcagggccgggccggggctcgCCCTCAGCGCCCGGAGCTCGGCTGGGTCGGGCCGCGGCTCCGATCTCTGTCctgaggaattttttctttccctgggagcagaaaatccctggaattcccccCGCGGTGTTTTCCAGGCGGCGTGGGAAAGGAATGAATGGGATTCAATCCcgtttttcttggtttttctcttcgTTTTTGGGACTCGTGGTGGTGCTGACATCCCCAGGAGTGGGATCAGGaatcctttccttccctggaaGGCAAAagatcctgaaaaaaaatgaattccAGTGTTTTAGAGGGGTGGCTGTgtccaaggaaaaaaaggaataaatggGATCGATTTGTTAACATCCTCAGGAATTCagggaaaatcaggaataaatgggattaattcccatttttctggcTCTGGAGGGTTTTCCATGGATGGGAATGAGGATTCCCGCTGTTCCAGAGCTTTGGGAAAGGATTTTAGGGATGGATCAGGAGAGAGGATAAGGAGCCAGGCAGGAATCCCACCtggaattttttcctggaaCACCAATCccgggcagcagagccctggagaaTCCCGAATTTCAGGGAAATAACCCCAAACCGGGAATCCCACAACCCCTCAAATAGAGGCTTTTCCCAGATTCCAGGGATTTCCAATATTCCCAAAATCTGCAGGATCCCAGAAATCTGGGGGATGCAGAATCCATGGAAGGATTTCTCTttctaaatcccatttttttcctggttttttttcccagatgttCCCTGCTGGGCTCTAGGATGTTGGAGAACCGAGAGGAAGTGAGGAGCATTCCTGGTTTATTCCCAGATTCTGGAATTTGGGCGAGTTGAATTCTTGGGAATTCCATCTCTGTGGAATAATCCACAGGGCtgagtgcaggagcagctgggaatgggagtgggaatgggagtgggaatgggaatgggagtgggaatgggaatggctggaaaagcaggaatgggGTGGATCCAGGGTTTTGGAGctccccaatcccatttccaggaatctggaaaagcagggatggaaatgggaatggaaatgggaatgggaatgtctggaaaagcaggaatgggGTGGATCCCAGTTTTTTGAgttccccaatcccattcccagagctctgggaaggcaggaatgggatggatCCTGGTTTTTggaatcccattcccaggactCTGGGAAGGCAGGAATGGGGTGGATCCTGGTTTTTggaatcccattcccaggactCTGGGAAGGCAGGAATGGGGTGGATCAGGTTTTTGGAGcccctgatcccattcccagggctctgggaaggCAGGAATGGGGTGGATCAGGTTTTTTGAGcccctgatcccattcccagagctctgggaaggcaGGAATGGGGTGGATCCTGTTTTTGGAGcccctgatcccattcccaggactCTGGGAAGGCAGGAATGGGGTGGATCCTGTTTTTGGAGcccctgatcccattcccagggctctgggaaggcaggaatgggatggatCCTGTTTTTGGAGcccctgatcccattcccagagctctgggaaggcaGGAATGGGGTGGATCAGGTTTTTGGAGcccctgatcccattcccaggactctgggaaggcaggaatgggatggatCCTGTTTTTggaatcccattcccaggactCTGGGAAGGCAGGAATGGGGTGGATCCTGTTTTTGGAGcccctgatcccattcccagaactctgggaaggcaggaatgggatggatCCTGTTTTTGGAGcccctgatcccattcccagagctctgggaaggcaggaatgggatggatCCTGTTTTTGGAGcccctgatcccattcccaggactCT from Oenanthe melanoleuca isolate GR-GAL-2019-014 unplaced genomic scaffold, OMel1.0 S123, whole genome shotgun sequence includes the following:
- the CBX1 gene encoding chromobox protein homolog 1; protein product: MGKKQNKKKVEEVLEEEEEEYVVEKVLDRRVVKGKVEYLLKWKGFSDEDNTWEPEENLDCPDLIAEFLQSQKTAHESEKSEGSKRKAESDTEDKGEESKPKKKKEESEKPRGFARGFEPERIIGATDSSGELMFLMKWKNSDEADLVPAKEANIKCPQVVISFYEERLTWHSYPSEDDDKKEDKN